A stretch of Enterobacter cloacae complex sp. ECNIH7 DNA encodes these proteins:
- a CDS encoding RHS repeat-associated core domain-containing protein produces the protein MSDNNAARKGDEIIHSSIFADITSIVAEGAAYAVIGAAVGAAATVAAPLLGAGAAAAGVAAIGSSCLLSGIIGGVLANVAGITDDISNAAEGLGNALFPPSPAGKITTGSSNVLTNAIPAARAAGTLTPADTPSPEPQSPGSFADYAGMLLSAAGQFGSEMWQPSVASAAAGTSPLEEDKVACEKHSGPQYLAEGSKSVFINGQPAVRAKDRTTCEGTVSDDVSPNVIIGGDTLTVRDIKSGKTPGLALGMIALSLLRGRPGKILKNMPCALAAAGGGMLADMAVNAVFGSSHPVHAATGVKVLNDDDELDFSLPGRFPLRWQRSYNSLTTREGLFGLGWATTFDSYLTLEDNNATWFDETGRELSFELPPVDRAFYSISEGIIIRRNENGDVAIADDDGAVWRLYKPTRANPSILRLASLSDEYGNALLTEWDEHGRLVGLHDEPRAIDVTLRYDDERFPQRVTAASHFDGSHTWPLMQWGYDARGQLASATDASGVVTREYRYNEHGLMVWHRMPGGLESEYRWKKFDHWRVVENRTSTGDGCRFSYDLAAGLTTVEHYDGQTRRHYWNAQNLIVRYVDERGENWLYEWDENELLTRRIDPLGNAVTFVYDDMGNRVQEIDPDGNTRTTTWLEHRALPAAIIEADGSATRFWYDEHHGLKRVVDPMGQTTQLRRDAFGQVVEEVDAAGNSRYQEYNEAGQIVRSTDCSGRITRYRYHPLGWLVAETGADGEETRYRYDAAGRPVQLDRPEGWTESLKWNERGLPVKHAGADGKESEFIYDKAGRLTATRNPQGEEVRRRWDSRGRLIALENENGEAYQFRWGADSLLLEEVGLDGVVSQYRYDACGRTIARTFAAGHPEAITHAFAWSASGQLVARTTPEGQTRYHYTPSGLLSRIGLHPALAADAWTTEAEQELAFEYDALGRVTREAGELGELAWEYDALGNRTSVTLPDGRELKQFYYGSGHLLSIALDKLSVSDFTRDELHRETSRTQGLLTTRSEYDRLGRLHRRDVFTGNAQRPSPRRWSRRWDYDYRNNLVREERDDNPFSWYRWQYDSAGRLLVQDGTLPGQEQWRWDAAGNPLEGSAEKVTHNRLTQLNGIRWRYDIHGRTVEKDNGQTRWHYRYDGEHRLTEVISQPRDRNKPQTQVSFRYDPLGRRISKTRRQMLGGQPTGKPVTTRFVWEGFRLLQEVHGDVPLTYVYSDQDSYDPLARIDGVEAPEIFWFHCQPNGTPERMTDIEGQVRWEGVNSAWGKLLRESETQVSGYSQNLRMQGQYLDRETGLHYNLFRYYDPDCGRFTQQDPIGLAGGINLYKYTVNPLTWIDPLGLAGCTLTKSKSKNYEYVLKLKRSEYPATFGHISDAIDLGHAKVVTIQRGTAKANRKTSLKNIKTKPGYDRDEWPMAMFKEGGDGASVRYIDPSDNRGAGSSIGNVLSELPDGTRIKVEVI, from the coding sequence ATGAGCGATAACAACGCGGCCCGTAAGGGCGACGAGATTATTCACTCCAGCATTTTTGCTGACATCACCAGCATTGTGGCGGAAGGTGCCGCCTATGCTGTGATCGGCGCGGCGGTAGGCGCAGCTGCAACCGTAGCGGCGCCATTGCTGGGCGCAGGGGCGGCCGCAGCGGGCGTGGCGGCAATAGGATCCAGCTGTCTGTTAAGCGGGATTATCGGTGGCGTGCTGGCGAACGTGGCGGGTATTACCGACGATATTAGCAACGCCGCTGAGGGGTTAGGCAATGCGCTTTTCCCGCCTTCGCCTGCGGGTAAAATCACTACCGGTTCCAGTAACGTTCTCACCAACGCAATCCCCGCCGCGCGCGCGGCAGGCACGCTGACGCCCGCCGATACGCCGTCTCCTGAGCCGCAGTCGCCGGGCAGTTTTGCCGATTACGCGGGCATGCTGCTATCCGCCGCCGGACAGTTTGGTAGCGAAATGTGGCAGCCGAGCGTGGCCTCTGCCGCCGCGGGAACCTCGCCGCTGGAAGAAGACAAGGTGGCGTGTGAAAAGCACTCCGGACCGCAGTATCTGGCGGAAGGCTCTAAAAGCGTCTTTATCAACGGGCAGCCTGCGGTGCGTGCCAAAGATCGCACCACCTGCGAAGGCACAGTTTCCGACGACGTCTCCCCGAACGTGATCATCGGCGGCGACACGCTCACGGTCCGCGATATCAAAAGCGGTAAAACGCCGGGTCTGGCGCTGGGGATGATTGCGCTCTCCCTGCTGCGCGGGCGTCCGGGCAAGATCCTGAAAAACATGCCCTGCGCGCTGGCGGCAGCCGGCGGCGGGATGCTGGCCGATATGGCGGTGAATGCCGTGTTTGGCTCCTCGCACCCGGTTCACGCCGCCACCGGCGTGAAGGTGCTGAATGACGACGACGAGCTCGACTTCTCGCTGCCGGGGCGCTTTCCGCTTCGCTGGCAGCGCAGCTACAACAGCCTGACCACCCGCGAAGGGCTGTTCGGTCTGGGTTGGGCAACGACCTTTGACAGCTATCTCACGCTGGAGGACAACAACGCCACCTGGTTCGACGAAACCGGGCGCGAGCTGAGCTTCGAGCTGCCCCCTGTCGACCGCGCGTTTTACAGCATCAGCGAAGGCATTATCATCCGCCGCAATGAGAACGGCGACGTGGCGATTGCCGACGATGACGGTGCTGTATGGCGTCTGTATAAACCGACCCGGGCGAATCCATCTATCCTGCGTCTGGCCTCCCTCAGCGACGAATACGGCAACGCGCTGCTGACGGAGTGGGACGAGCACGGCAGGCTGGTTGGTCTTCACGACGAGCCGCGGGCGATAGACGTCACCCTGCGCTATGACGATGAACGTTTCCCGCAGCGCGTTACCGCTGCCAGCCATTTCGACGGCAGCCATACATGGCCGCTGATGCAGTGGGGCTACGACGCGCGCGGCCAGCTGGCGAGCGCGACGGATGCCTCCGGCGTGGTGACGCGTGAATACCGCTATAACGAGCACGGGCTGATGGTCTGGCACCGGATGCCGGGCGGTCTGGAGAGCGAATACCGCTGGAAAAAATTCGACCACTGGCGCGTGGTGGAAAACCGCACCAGCACCGGCGACGGGTGCCGCTTTAGCTACGATTTAGCCGCCGGGCTGACGACCGTTGAGCACTACGACGGCCAGACGCGCCGCCACTACTGGAACGCGCAAAACCTGATTGTCCGCTACGTTGACGAGCGCGGTGAAAACTGGCTCTACGAGTGGGACGAGAACGAGCTTCTGACGCGTCGCATCGATCCGCTCGGCAATGCCGTTACCTTCGTCTACGACGACATGGGCAACCGGGTTCAGGAGATCGACCCCGACGGCAATACCCGCACTACCACCTGGCTGGAGCACCGCGCGCTTCCTGCGGCCATTATCGAAGCCGACGGCAGCGCCACCCGGTTCTGGTACGACGAACATCACGGCCTTAAGCGCGTGGTGGACCCGATGGGGCAGACGACGCAGCTGCGCCGGGACGCGTTCGGCCAGGTCGTTGAAGAGGTTGATGCCGCCGGAAACAGCCGCTACCAGGAGTACAACGAGGCCGGGCAGATCGTTCGTTCGACGGACTGTTCCGGGCGTATTACCCGCTACCGCTACCATCCGCTGGGCTGGCTGGTGGCCGAGACTGGCGCCGACGGGGAAGAGACGCGATATCGCTACGACGCCGCAGGGCGTCCGGTGCAGCTCGACCGCCCGGAAGGCTGGACGGAATCGCTCAAATGGAACGAACGTGGCCTGCCGGTGAAGCATGCGGGCGCCGACGGTAAAGAGAGCGAGTTCATATACGATAAGGCGGGGCGCTTAACCGCCACCCGTAATCCTCAGGGTGAAGAGGTCCGTCGCCGCTGGGACAGCCGCGGGCGTCTGATTGCCCTGGAAAACGAAAACGGCGAAGCGTATCAGTTCCGATGGGGCGCGGACTCGCTGCTGCTGGAAGAGGTGGGGCTCGATGGCGTAGTCTCGCAGTATCGCTACGACGCATGCGGGCGCACGATAGCACGCACGTTTGCCGCCGGTCATCCGGAGGCCATCACCCACGCCTTCGCCTGGAGTGCGAGCGGCCAGCTGGTCGCCCGCACCACGCCGGAGGGGCAGACCCGCTATCACTACACGCCGTCCGGGCTGTTAAGCCGGATTGGGCTGCATCCTGCGCTTGCAGCCGACGCGTGGACCACCGAGGCAGAGCAGGAGCTTGCCTTTGAGTATGACGCGCTCGGTCGCGTCACGCGCGAAGCGGGCGAGCTCGGCGAGCTGGCGTGGGAGTATGACGCGCTGGGCAACCGCACCTCCGTCACGCTTCCCGACGGCCGCGAGCTGAAGCAGTTCTACTACGGCAGCGGGCATCTGCTCAGCATTGCTCTTGATAAGCTGTCGGTCTCTGATTTTACCCGCGACGAGCTCCACCGTGAGACTAGCCGCACCCAGGGGTTGTTGACCACCCGCAGCGAGTACGACCGCCTCGGCCGACTGCACCGCCGGGACGTCTTTACCGGCAATGCGCAGCGCCCGTCGCCGCGCCGCTGGTCCCGCCGCTGGGATTACGATTACCGCAATAACCTGGTGCGGGAAGAGCGGGACGATAACCCGTTCAGCTGGTACCGCTGGCAGTACGACAGCGCCGGGCGCCTGCTGGTTCAGGACGGCACGCTGCCCGGCCAGGAGCAGTGGCGCTGGGATGCGGCCGGTAACCCGCTGGAAGGATCTGCTGAGAAGGTCACGCACAACCGCCTGACGCAGCTGAACGGCATTCGCTGGCGCTATGACATCCACGGCCGCACCGTGGAGAAAGATAACGGCCAGACCCGCTGGCACTACCGCTACGACGGCGAACATCGCCTGACGGAGGTCATCAGCCAGCCGCGGGACCGCAATAAACCGCAGACGCAGGTCAGCTTCCGCTACGATCCGCTCGGTCGCCGCATCAGCAAAACGCGACGCCAGATGCTGGGCGGACAGCCAACCGGCAAGCCGGTGACAACCCGATTTGTCTGGGAAGGGTTCCGGCTGCTGCAGGAAGTGCACGGGGATGTGCCGCTCACTTACGTCTACAGCGATCAGGACAGCTACGACCCGCTGGCGCGTATTGACGGCGTGGAAGCGCCGGAGATTTTCTGGTTCCACTGCCAGCCGAACGGCACGCCGGAGCGGATGACGGATATCGAAGGGCAGGTGCGCTGGGAAGGGGTGAACAGCGCCTGGGGCAAGCTGCTGCGGGAAAGCGAGACGCAGGTATCAGGATATTCTCAGAACCTGCGCATGCAGGGGCAATACCTGGACCGTGAGACAGGGCTGCACTACAATCTGTTCCGGTATTACGACCCAGACTGCGGACGGTTTACGCAGCAGGACCCGATAGGGCTGGCGGGGGGGATTAACTTATATAAATATACTGTTAACCCACTTACCTGGATAGATCCTCTGGGTTTAGCTGGTTGCACTTTAACAAAATCGAAGTCAAAAAATTACGAATACGTTTTGAAATTGAAACGTTCTGAATATCCTGCAACGTTTGGTCACATATCAGACGCGATCGATTTAGGACATGCAAAGGTTGTAACAATTCAACGAGGCACTGCGAAAGCTAACAGGAAAACGAGTCTAAAAAATATCAAAACAAAGCCTGGTTATGATCGTGATGAATGGCCTATGGCGATGTTTAAAGAAGGCGGTGATGGCGCTAGCGTAAGATATATAGATCCTAGTGACAACCGTGGTGCAGGTTCAAGTATTGGTAATGTTTTATCAGAACTGCCAGATGGAACAAGAATAAAAGTCGAGGTAATATAA
- a CDS encoding MerR family transcriptional regulator, producing MLIQVGELAKRAGITVRTLHHYEQTGLLLPSARSAAGYRLYNLADVQRLHMIQALAKAGLELAEIRDFLEQESLSLTELLDAQITLLDKQLRSIHTLRDRLVDLRTGLLDDATPDLESWLQTLELMNMYDRWFSKEELQQLPFAVQKDALAAIWSGLVAEAKTLLEQHISATDARAMDLATRWMERLEQDTAGKPEFLTRLNEMHSVEPQMQAQTGITPEMTDYITRAFAESKLCIWEKYLTAEEMAFTRAHYFDRMMEWPPLVAKLHQAQRDNIDPASEEAQKLAENWLALFQSYAGTSPETQQKFRAAMQQEPHLMKGTWMTPAVLAWLQQAIGVMMQRRFSAS from the coding sequence ATGTTGATTCAGGTGGGTGAGCTGGCGAAACGCGCCGGGATCACCGTGCGGACATTGCACCACTATGAGCAAACAGGGTTGTTGCTGCCTTCTGCCAGAAGCGCGGCAGGTTACCGGCTTTACAACCTGGCGGATGTCCAGCGTCTGCACATGATCCAGGCGCTGGCAAAAGCGGGGCTGGAACTTGCTGAAATCAGGGATTTCCTGGAACAGGAGTCGCTGTCGTTAACCGAGTTACTCGATGCGCAAATCACGCTGCTGGATAAACAGCTGCGCAGCATACATACGCTGCGCGACCGGCTGGTGGATCTGCGGACCGGGCTTCTCGACGATGCGACGCCGGATCTGGAATCCTGGCTACAGACTCTGGAGTTAATGAATATGTACGATCGCTGGTTTAGCAAAGAAGAATTACAGCAGCTGCCGTTTGCGGTGCAGAAGGATGCGCTGGCGGCTATCTGGTCAGGGCTGGTTGCAGAGGCTAAGACGCTTCTGGAGCAACATATATCCGCGACTGACGCGCGGGCGATGGATCTGGCGACGCGCTGGATGGAACGCCTGGAGCAGGACACGGCGGGCAAGCCGGAGTTTCTCACCCGGCTGAACGAGATGCACAGCGTTGAACCGCAGATGCAGGCGCAGACCGGCATCACGCCGGAGATGACGGATTACATCACGCGCGCGTTTGCTGAGTCTAAGCTCTGCATATGGGAGAAGTATCTCACTGCCGAAGAGATGGCCTTTACCCGGGCACACTACTTTGACCGCATGATGGAGTGGCCGCCGCTGGTGGCGAAACTGCATCAGGCGCAGCGGGATAATATCGATCCTGCCTCGGAGGAGGCGCAAAAGCTGGCTGAAAACTGGCTGGCATTGTTCCAGTCTTACGCGGGCACCAGCCCGGAAACTCAGCAAAAGTTTCGCGCAGCCATGCAGCAGGAGCCGCACCTGATGAAAGGAACCTGGATGACGCCTGCCGTGCTTGCATGGCTCCAGCAGGCGATCGGGGTGATGATGCAGAGACGTTTCTCTGCATCATGA
- the pth gene encoding aminoacyl-tRNA hydrolase, with protein sequence MTIKLIVGLANPGAEYAATRHNAGAWYVDLLAERLRAPLREEPKFFGYTSRINLAGADVRLLVPTTFMNLSGKAVAAMATFYRINPDEILVAHDELDLPPGVAKFKLGGGHGGHNGLKDIISKLGNNPNFHRLRVGIGHPGDKNKVVGFVLGKPPVSEQKLIDEAVDEAARCTEIWLQDGLTKATNRLHAFKAQ encoded by the coding sequence GTGACGATTAAACTGATTGTCGGCCTCGCCAACCCGGGCGCAGAATATGCGGCCACCCGCCATAACGCCGGGGCATGGTACGTCGATCTGCTGGCCGAGCGGTTACGTGCTCCCCTGCGTGAAGAACCTAAATTCTTCGGGTATACCTCACGTATCAACCTTGCTGGCGCGGATGTTCGCTTACTGGTGCCCACCACCTTTATGAACCTGAGCGGTAAAGCGGTGGCAGCAATGGCAACGTTTTATCGCATCAATCCGGATGAAATTCTGGTCGCACACGATGAGCTGGATCTCCCGCCTGGCGTAGCAAAATTCAAGCTGGGCGGCGGGCACGGCGGCCACAATGGCCTTAAAGACATCATCAGCAAGCTGGGCAATAACCCGAATTTCCACCGTTTGCGCGTAGGAATCGGCCATCCGGGCGATAAAAACAAAGTTGTCGGTTTCGTACTCGGTAAGCCCCCGGTTTCTGAGCAGAAACTGATTGACGAGGCGGTAGACGAAGCGGCGCGCTGCACCGAAATCTGGCTGCAAGACGGCTTAACCAAAGCGACAAACCGCTTACACGCTTTCAAAGCGCAATAA
- the dauA gene encoding C4-dicarboxylic acid transporter DauA — translation MKNVASSHVLPFRALIDACWKEKYTSSRFVRDLIAGITVGIIAIPLAMALAIGSGVAPQYGLYTSAVAGIVIALTGGSRFSVSGPTAAFVVILYPVSQQFGLAGLLVATLMSGVFLILFGLARFGRLIEYIPLSVTLGFTSGIGITIGTMQIKDFLGLQMPHVPEHYLQKVGALFMALPTANLGDAAIGIVTLGTLIVWPRLGIRLPGHLPALLLGCAVMAIVNMLGGHVATIGSQFHYVLADGSQGSGIPQLLPQLVLPWDMPGSSFTLSWDSLRALLPAAFSMAMLGAIESLLCAVVLDGMTGTKHKANSELVGQGLGNLVAPFFGGITATAAIARSAANVRAGATSPVSAVIHSMLVILALLILAPLLSWLPLSAMAALLLMVAWNMSEAHKVVNLLRRAPKDDIIVMLICMSLTVLFDMVIAISVGIVLASLLFMRRIAQMTRLSPVNVEVPDDVLVLRVIGPLFFAAAEGLFSDLESRIAGKRVVVLKWDAVPVLDAGGLDAFQRFVARLPEGCELRVSNLEFQPLRTMARAGVQPIPGRLSFYPNREAALADL, via the coding sequence GTGAAAAACGTAGCCTCCTCACATGTTCTGCCCTTTCGCGCCCTCATCGACGCCTGCTGGAAAGAGAAGTACACCTCGTCACGCTTTGTCCGTGACCTGATTGCCGGGATCACCGTCGGCATCATCGCCATCCCGCTGGCGATGGCGCTGGCGATTGGCAGCGGCGTTGCGCCGCAGTACGGTCTGTACACCTCGGCCGTTGCCGGGATCGTCATTGCCCTGACGGGCGGTTCGCGCTTCAGCGTCTCCGGCCCGACCGCCGCCTTCGTGGTGATCCTCTACCCGGTTTCGCAGCAGTTTGGTCTGGCAGGCCTGCTGGTAGCCACCCTGATGTCCGGCGTCTTTTTGATTTTGTTTGGTCTGGCCCGCTTTGGTCGCCTGATTGAATATATTCCCCTTTCCGTGACGCTGGGGTTCACCTCGGGGATTGGTATTACCATCGGAACCATGCAGATCAAAGATTTCCTCGGCCTGCAGATGCCCCACGTACCGGAGCACTATCTGCAAAAAGTGGGGGCGCTGTTTATGGCGCTGCCGACGGCCAACCTGGGCGACGCCGCCATCGGGATTGTGACGCTGGGCACGCTGATCGTCTGGCCTCGCCTCGGTATTCGTCTGCCGGGCCATCTGCCCGCGCTGCTGCTGGGCTGCGCGGTGATGGCGATCGTCAATATGCTCGGTGGTCACGTCGCGACTATCGGCTCGCAGTTCCACTATGTTCTGGCGGACGGTTCACAGGGTAGCGGTATTCCGCAACTGCTACCGCAGCTGGTGCTGCCGTGGGACATGCCCGGCTCCAGCTTCACCCTAAGCTGGGATTCCCTGCGAGCCCTGCTTCCCGCCGCGTTCTCTATGGCAATGCTGGGGGCGATTGAATCCCTGCTCTGCGCCGTCGTTCTGGACGGCATGACCGGCACCAAACATAAAGCCAACAGCGAGCTGGTTGGTCAGGGATTAGGCAACCTCGTCGCGCCGTTCTTCGGCGGTATTACCGCAACGGCAGCCATCGCCCGTTCTGCGGCCAACGTGCGCGCGGGTGCAACCTCACCGGTTTCGGCGGTTATCCACTCCATGCTGGTGATCCTCGCCCTGCTGATCCTCGCCCCGCTGCTCTCCTGGCTACCGCTTTCCGCCATGGCTGCCCTGCTGCTGATGGTGGCCTGGAACATGAGCGAGGCGCACAAGGTGGTGAACCTACTGCGTCGCGCGCCGAAAGACGACATCATCGTGATGCTGATCTGCATGTCGCTGACCGTGCTGTTCGATATGGTTATCGCCATCAGCGTCGGGATCGTGCTGGCTTCCCTGCTGTTTATGCGCCGTATCGCGCAGATGACGCGTCTTTCCCCGGTTAACGTCGAGGTGCCTGACGATGTGCTGGTGCTGCGCGTGATTGGCCCGCTATTCTTCGCCGCGGCGGAAGGTCTGTTCAGCGATCTGGAGTCCCGCATCGCGGGCAAACGGGTTGTGGTGCTGAAATGGGATGCCGTACCGGTGCTGGATGCAGGCGGCCTGGATGCCTTCCAGCGCTTTGTGGCACGTCTGCCGGAAGGCTGCGAGCTGCGGGTGAGTAACCTGGAGTTTCAGCCGCTGCGCACCATGGCGCGCGCGGGCGTGCAGCCTATCCCTGGCCGACTCTCCTTCTACCCTAACCGTGAAGCCGCGTTAGCGGATCTGTGA
- the ychF gene encoding redox-regulated ATPase YchF — protein sequence MGFKCGIVGLPNVGKSTLFNALTKAGIEAANFPFCTIEPNTGVVPMPDPRLDQLAEIVKPQRILPTTMEFVDIAGLVKGASKGEGLGNQFLTNIRETEAIGHVVRCFENDNIIHVNNKVDPADDIDVINTELALSDLDTCERAIHRVQKKAKGGDKDAKVELAALEKCLPQLENAGMLRALKNLTEEDKAAIKYLSFLTLKPTMYIANVNEDGFENNPYLDKVREIAAAEGSVVVAVCAAVESDIAELDDADREEFMAELGLEEPGLNRVIRAGYELLNLQTYFTAGVKEVRAWTIPVGATAPQAAGKIHTDFEKGFIRAQTIAFEDFITYKGEQGAKEAGKMRAEGKDYIVKDGDVMNFLFNV from the coding sequence ATGGGATTCAAATGCGGTATCGTCGGTCTGCCAAACGTGGGCAAATCCACCCTGTTTAACGCGCTTACCAAAGCGGGTATCGAAGCGGCGAACTTCCCGTTCTGTACCATCGAACCAAACACCGGCGTTGTGCCAATGCCGGACCCGCGTCTGGACCAGCTTGCGGAAATCGTTAAGCCGCAGCGCATTCTGCCAACCACCATGGAATTCGTGGACATCGCGGGCCTGGTAAAAGGCGCGTCCAAAGGTGAAGGCCTGGGTAACCAGTTTCTGACCAACATTCGTGAAACCGAAGCGATCGGCCACGTTGTGCGCTGCTTCGAGAACGACAATATCATCCACGTTAACAACAAAGTGGATCCGGCTGACGACATCGACGTCATCAACACCGAGCTGGCGCTTTCTGACCTCGACACCTGCGAACGCGCGATTCATCGCGTGCAGAAGAAAGCCAAAGGCGGCGACAAGGACGCGAAAGTGGAACTGGCTGCGCTGGAAAAATGTCTGCCGCAGCTGGAAAACGCGGGCATGCTGCGCGCGCTGAAAAACCTGACTGAAGAAGACAAGGCGGCGATCAAATACCTGAGCTTCCTGACCCTGAAGCCAACCATGTACATCGCCAACGTTAACGAAGACGGTTTCGAGAACAACCCGTACCTGGACAAAGTGCGCGAAATCGCAGCAGCTGAAGGTTCTGTGGTTGTGGCGGTTTGCGCTGCCGTTGAATCCGACATCGCCGAGCTGGACGACGCTGACCGTGAAGAGTTCATGGCCGAGCTGGGTCTGGAAGAGCCGGGCCTGAACCGAGTAATTCGCGCAGGCTATGAGCTGCTGAACCTGCAGACCTACTTCACCGCTGGCGTGAAAGAAGTGCGTGCGTGGACCATTCCTGTAGGTGCGACTGCACCTCAGGCGGCCGGTAAGATCCACACAGACTTTGAGAAAGGCTTTATTCGTGCGCAGACTATCGCGTTTGAAGACTTTATCACCTACAAGGGTGAGCAAGGCGCGAAAGAAGCAGGCAAGATGCGTGCGGAAGGGAAAGATTACATCGTTAAAGATGGCGATGTGATGAACTTCCTGTTTAACGTTTGA
- the ychH gene encoding stress-induced protein YchH, whose amino-acid sequence MKRKNASLLGNVLMGLGLFVMVAGVGYSILNQLPQIDLPQYFAHGAILSIFVGAVLWLAGARVSGHEEVCDKYWWVRHYDKRCRRDQHKHS is encoded by the coding sequence ATGAAACGCAAAAACGCTTCGTTACTCGGTAACGTGCTGATGGGGTTGGGGCTGTTCGTGATGGTAGCCGGCGTAGGTTATTCCATTTTAAACCAGTTACCTCAGATTGACCTCCCGCAATACTTCGCGCACGGCGCGATATTGAGCATCTTCGTTGGTGCGGTATTGTGGCTCGCCGGCGCGCGCGTGAGCGGGCATGAGGAGGTCTGCGATAAATACTGGTGGGTGCGCCACTACGATAAACGCTGTCGTCGCGACCAGCATAAGCACAGCTAG
- the prs gene encoding ribose-phosphate diphosphokinase yields MPDMKLFAGNATPELAQRIANRLYTSLGDAAVGRFSDGEVSVQINENVRGGDIFIIQSTCAPTNDNLMELVVMVDALRRASAGRITAVIPYFGYARQDRRVRSARVPITAKVVADFLSSVGVDRVLTVDLHAEQIQGFFDVPVDNVFGSPILLEDMLQLNLDNPIVVSPDIGGVVRARAIAKLLNDTDMAIIDKRRPRANVSQVMHIIGDVAGRDCVLVDDMIDTGGTLCKAAEALKERGAKRVFAYATHPIFSGNAVNNLRNSVIDEVVVCDTIPLSDEIKALPNVRTLTLSGMLAEAIRRISNEESISAMFEH; encoded by the coding sequence GTGCCTGATATGAAGCTTTTTGCTGGTAACGCCACCCCGGAACTAGCACAACGTATTGCCAACCGCCTGTACACTTCCCTCGGCGACGCCGCCGTAGGTCGCTTTAGCGACGGCGAAGTCAGCGTACAAATTAACGAAAATGTACGCGGTGGTGATATTTTCATCATCCAGTCCACCTGTGCTCCAACGAACGACAACCTGATGGAACTGGTTGTTATGGTCGACGCCCTGCGTCGCGCTTCCGCAGGCCGTATCACTGCTGTAATCCCTTACTTCGGCTATGCCCGTCAGGACCGTCGCGTCCGTTCCGCGCGTGTGCCAATTACCGCTAAAGTTGTCGCTGACTTCCTGTCCAGCGTCGGCGTTGACCGCGTACTGACCGTTGACCTGCACGCAGAGCAGATCCAGGGCTTCTTCGACGTTCCGGTTGATAACGTATTCGGCAGCCCAATCCTGCTGGAAGACATGCTGCAGCTGAACCTGGATAACCCAATCGTGGTTTCTCCGGACATCGGCGGCGTGGTACGTGCCCGTGCTATCGCTAAGCTGTTGAACGATACCGACATGGCTATCATCGACAAACGCCGTCCGCGCGCAAACGTTTCTCAGGTGATGCACATCATCGGTGACGTTGCTGGCCGTGACTGCGTGCTGGTTGACGACATGATCGATACCGGCGGTACGCTGTGTAAAGCAGCTGAAGCGCTGAAAGAGCGTGGTGCCAAGCGCGTGTTCGCTTACGCGACTCACCCGATCTTCTCCGGTAATGCGGTAAACAACCTGCGCAACTCCGTTATTGACGAAGTGGTGGTATGCGATACCATCCCACTGAGCGACGAGATCAAAGCACTGCCAAACGTGCGTACGTTGACCCTGTCCGGGATGCTGGCCGAAGCGATTCGTCGTATCAGCAACGAAGAATCCATCTCAGCAATGTTCGAACACTAA
- the comJ gene encoding competence protein ComJ, with protein sequence MSDKSMQTVDLLISHSQILLRSRDYDEKLSQWGKGNVSQGAVLHKDYVIFDPLPEDAFGANVNIKKENAFKMDENAQRCIVVPFFITDKDKLQIASATEKFDLNIDVNDKVYSLFYEICEGDEIYYNFTLVPAKEAIDAKFLLDDPWGGIKDHPLKEGIF encoded by the coding sequence ATGAGTGATAAGAGCATGCAAACAGTAGATCTACTTATTTCGCATAGTCAAATATTGTTACGATCCCGAGATTATGACGAAAAGCTGAGTCAGTGGGGAAAAGGCAATGTTTCTCAAGGTGCTGTTCTACACAAGGATTATGTTATATTCGATCCATTACCAGAGGACGCGTTTGGAGCAAACGTCAATATCAAAAAAGAGAATGCTTTCAAAATGGATGAAAATGCTCAGCGCTGTATTGTTGTGCCATTTTTCATTACGGATAAAGATAAGCTGCAAATCGCTTCTGCAACTGAGAAATTTGATTTAAATATAGATGTGAACGATAAAGTTTATTCACTCTTTTATGAGATCTGTGAAGGAGATGAAATTTACTATAATTTCACTCTTGTACCGGCAAAAGAAGCTATTGATGCTAAGTTTTTGCTAGATGACCCTTGGGGAGGAATAAAAGACCACCCTCTCAAAGAAGGTATTTTTTAA